In Rhodococcus qingshengii JCM 15477, the sequence CCGCAACGGCGTCTTGAGCTCCCGGTACGGCTTGCCCTCGATCAACGCCGCACCCGAGGTCGGCTGATCCAAACCCAGGATCATCCGCATCGTCGTCGACTTACCAGCACCGTTCGGGCCCAGAAAGCCCGTCACGATGCCCGGCTTGACCGTGAACGACAAATCGTCCACCGCTTTCGTCGGTCCGTAAACCTTGGTCAATCCCCTCAGCTCGATCATGAGGACCAGTCAACCATGAAAACCGAACTGTCGGAACTTTCAGACGCCAACGGAGAAAGGCGTTGCGTCCGTTCGCTGTCGAGGCTAGTATCGAATGTATGTTCGACACTACCGGGGGGTAAAAGTGACGACGCAAGTATCTGAACAGGCCATATCCAAACAGGCGATATCCGAAGAGACCATCGGACAATTCCGAGCATCACTCGTCAGCATGGATCGATCCATCGACAACGCAGCACGCGTGGATCTTCTGCGCGCTTTGGAAGAGTTGAAGGCCAGTTGCGCTGGTGCCCAGGCATTGCTGGCTGCCGATCTCGACGCGTTCACCCGCAACGACCGCAGCGAACGGGGAGTGCCGCGCGCATACCAAGGCCGTGGAATCAACGCGCAGATTGCCCTCGCACGGCGAGAGTCGGCTTGGTTCGGAACTCAGCATCTGAACCTGGCCCGCGCACTGAACGACGAGATGCCGCACACACTTCGACTACTCGTCGACGGCTCCATCAGTGAGCATCAGGCGACTATCCTCATGCGCGAGACTTCATGTCTCACCGCCCAGGATCGCGCTACGTTGGATCGCGAGTTCTGCTGCGACGCTGCAATCTTGGACGGATGCGGCAACCATCAACTGACACAAAGAATCCGCGCACGCGCTGCCGAAATAGACTCCGACAGTGTTGCCAGACGAGCACGCAAAGCCGTGGGAGACAGACGAGTGACGTCACGGCCTGCGCCCGACACGATGTGCTGGCTCAATGTGTTTCTTCCCGCGGCCGAAGGTATCGCCGTGCACGCCACGCTCAGGCGCGACGCAGATTCCGTACTTGCCGGCGGGGACAAGCGCACCCGAGCGCAAATCATGGCTGATCTCCTGGTCGAGCGGGTTACCGGAATCGGCCGCGCCACACCGACACCCGTCACCGTGAATCTGGTTGTCTCCGACCAGTCATTGTTGGGCGACAATTCCGCCCCGGCGTACGTCCACGGGTACGGACCTGTACCAGCCGCTATTGCACGCGAATGGATCACCAAGGCCAGCGAAGACTCCGAAACGGTGGCAACGGTCCGAAAGCTCTACGCACGCCCCGATACGGGCGCGCTGACCGCAATGGAATCCAC encodes:
- a CDS encoding HNH endonuclease; the protein is MDRSIDNAARVDLLRALEELKASCAGAQALLAADLDAFTRNDRSERGVPRAYQGRGINAQIALARRESAWFGTQHLNLARALNDEMPHTLRLLVDGSISEHQATILMRETSCLTAQDRATLDREFCCDAAILDGCGNHQLTQRIRARAAEIDSDSVARRARKAVGDRRVTSRPAPDTMCWLNVFLPAAEGIAVHATLRRDADSVLAGGDKRTRAQIMADLLVERVTGIGRATPTPVTVNLVVSDQSLLGDNSAPAYVHGYGPVPAAIAREWITKASEDSETVATVRKLYARPDTGALTAMESTARTFPKGLARLIELRDRSCRTPWCDAPVRHRDHIRDHSRGGLTSAANGAGLCAACNYAKQGSDWTAEPVPGNRHTFTTTTPTGHRYSSEAPPLPAPWTSPDAA